GCACCATTAATTGAGTAATTCACGCCTTCTTCGTTTAAAGCATGCAGAAATGTTTCTTTTAATTCTTTGTACTGCTTCCTTTTTTGGCTGCGCTCTCCTTCAATCAGTTCCACTGCTGTTTGGAGTCCTTTCACAGCCGGAAGATTCTCAGTCCCTGCACGCCTTTTTCTTTCCTGCTCTCCACCATACTGCAGGGACTCAAGCTTAGTCCCTTCCCTGACATAAAGAAAACCAATCCCTTTTGGACCATTTATTTTATGACCTGAAACCGCCATCAAGTCCACCGCCAGCTCTGTTACATCAATTTCCATAAGACCATATGCCTGAACAATATCAGAATGAAAAGAAGTGGAATGTTCTCTCAGGAGTTCAGCAACTTCTCTTACAGGCTGCATAACCCCTGTTTCATTATTTACCATCATGATGGAAACTAGAATCGTATCATCTCTTAATGATTTCTTTACATCTTCCGCACGTACCGCACCATGATCATCAACAGGTAAATACGTAACTTCAAAACCTTCTTCTTCAAGATATTCGACTGCATGTAATGTAGCATGATGTTCAATTGGAGTGGTAATGATATGCTTACCTTCCTGTTCGCGGGCTCTGGCTGTACCGATTATTGCTAAGTTATCAGCTTCTGTACCGCCACTTGTAAAAACTATTTCTTTTTCGTTTGCATGAATACTCCCCGCGATTACCTTTCTTGCTTCGTCAAGAATTTTTCTTGCCTGCCTTCCAAATTGGTGAACACTGGAGGGGTTGCCATAGGTCTCTTCCAAAACAGGAATCATAGACTCAACAACCTTTGGGTGAACGGGAGAAGTAGCAGCATGATCCAGATAAATTCCCTTCATTCATTCTCACCTCCACTATTAAATATAAAACATGTACGCATCCTGAGTCTGATCGTCTACATGATCTTTCAAATCTTCAAGAGTTGTCGTATCCAGTACATCCTTAACGGCATCACGCACTCTTTTCCATAGAGCTTGTTTAGCGGGTTCCTCATCTTCAATGCCTTCCACAGGGGTAATCGGTCCTTCCAGGATACGAATAACATCTCCTGCAGTAATTTCGTGAGGTGCTTTTGTCAGCATATAGCCGCCGTAAGCCCCCCTTACGCTTTTAACTAAACTTGCATTTCGTAAAGGAGCAATTAATTGTTCCAAGTAATGCTCAGAAAGTCCATTGTCTCTTGCAATTTGCTTTAGAGATATTGGACCATCTCCATATTTCCTGGCTAATTCAATCATTATGGTTAGACCGTAACGGCCTTTGGTAGATATCTTCATATAAGTCACCTTTCATTATTAAAAACTGTAACAATCGTTGGGACGCTGGTAGCGTATACCCTACAAAAGTTCCTAAAAATAACGCAATAAATACAGTTCCAATTCCTACCGGACCGCCAAGAGCGAAACCAAGCACAGCCACTGTGATCTCAATGCCGTTTCTTACGGTTGAAACTTTCCAACCCATTGCTTCAGAGATCATTAACATTAAACTGTCTCTCGGCCCCGCTCCTATGCCGGAAGATACATATATACCAATTCCTAAGGCAATAACAATAGTACCTAGAATAAATACGATAATTTGAACGGTCAAGATATCAGGACTTGGAAGCAGCCAATTAAAAAAATCAATAAATATACCAATAAAAATCATGTTTAATATGGTACCAATCTGCGGGAGTCTCTTCTTATAGAAAGCATGTAAAGTGACGATGACAAGCCCGGCGATAATGGACCAGGTTCCTACTGTTAAACCAAACTGAAGGAACAGTCCGTAATGGAAAACATCCCAGGGTCCGATTCCGAAATCCTTTACTTGCATGGTCATGGATATACCAAGACCAAGGATAATCACTCCTACTATAAAAAAAGTCCACCTAACAAAATTTTCACGCACCTGAGGGTGGTTTAAACTCAACCTAATCCCTCCTCTCTCTATTATACCAAACGTTATTATAGCATGAATGGCAAGTCTCTTGCATTTTCTCAGTAATCCATCTAACCTTACACTTATAACTAAATCTGTTATAGTTCAATGTTGGCTTTATTCGTAATATAAGTTCCTTTCCTATGCATAAACCCTTTGCTCGATTTGAAGGGGTATTGTATAGGAAGCAAAATAGATCGCTTCTTTATGAACAAGTTCGACGGTTCAACAAATGGAACGCTCTTCATCGAACATCATCTTTCCACACTCATGTCGAGCCAAGAAGCGCGAAGAAGTACGCATTCCCTTTCTACGTAACGTATAACAGAATATCATCTTATAAAAATCAGCAATTAACTTTAGCATAAACATACTTAAAAAGGAGCTTGATGTATGAGCCAGCAACCACTCGCATTCCGCATGCGTCCTTCCAATTTAAACGAAATCATTGGACAGTCCCACCTGGTGGACGAAGGTAAAACGATCCACCGGATGATAACAGCGAATCGCCTGGCTTCCATGATCCTATTCGGTCCTCCCGGGACGGGTAAGACATCGATGGCTACCGCACTAGCTAAAAGTCTAAAAATCCCCTTCAAAAATTTAAATGCAGTAACGGACAAAAAGAAAGATATGGAAATTGCTGTTGAAGAAGCCAAGATGCATGGGCAGCTCGTCCTCATCCTTGATGAAGTCCATCGCCTGGATAAAGCAAAGCAGGATTTTCTGCTTCCTCATCTTGAGAGTAATCGATTAACTCTAATCGGCTGTACGACAAGTAATCCATATCATTCCATTAATCCAGCGATCAGGAGCCGCTGCCATCTATTCGAACTTTACAAACTCACTCCTGATGAAATTAAACAAGCGATTCAACGCGCCATAGAAGATAAAGAACAGGGGATTGGAGATTTAGAACTTGAACTTACCTCCGAGGCTGTCGATCATTTTGCCCATGCGGCGAACGGAGACCTTAGAGCCGCCTTGAATGGACTAGAGCTTGCCGCTTTCTCCACCCCTATGGAAGACAAACGTATCCCTATTGACTTGGAAATTGCTGAGGAGTGTATGCAAAAGAAAAGCTTTTCTCATGATAAGGATGGAGATGCCCACTATGATGTACTTTCCGCTTTTCAGAAATCAATTCGAGGGAGCGATGTAGACGCATCTCTTCACTACCTTGGACGTTTGATAGAAGCCGGAGATCTCGATAGTATTGGGCGCAGGCTTGTGGTCATTGCCTATGAGGACATCGGGCTTGCCAACCCCCAAGCTGGCCCAAGAGCACTTTCCGCTATACAGGCAGCAGAAAGAATTGGTTTTCCCGAAGCCCGTATTCCTTTGTCAGTTATCGTTACGGAACTTGCCTTGTCCCCTAAGTCAAACAGTGCCTATAAAGCACTCGATGCAGCCCTATCAGACATTCGAAACGGTAAAAGTGGAGAAGTTCCTGCCCATTTGAAAGACTCTCATTATAAGGGAGCCTCACAATTAGGCAGAGGACTAGAATATCAGTATCCGCACAATTTTGAAAACGGCTGGGTGGATCAACAATACTTACCTGACACCATTAAGAACCGCACGTATTACGAACCAAAAGCCACCGGAAAATTTGAACAAGCTCTTCAGCAGGTATGGACAAAAATAAAAAATCGTAAATCTACTTAAGTATATTTCCACTTTCTGTTGGCTACACTACAACTAAATCTGAAAAACTACTTTTCTAGGTGTGGACAAAGCAAAGCATTCCAACTTAAAAAAGAGCTTTATCATACAAACCTGGAAAAACATACAGGAGTGGAAAATATGCCTAAAGTAAGACAAGATGCATGGTCTCATGAAGATGATTTATTACTAGCAGAAACGGTTCTTCGTCATATTCGTGAAGGAAGCACCCAATTAAAAGCGTTTGACGAAGTAGGAGATTCCTTAAACCGTACATCCGCTGCTTGCGGATTCAGATGGAATGCCGAAGTTCGTCAAAAATATGAGCAAGCCGTAGAACTGGCTAAAAAGCAAAGAAAAGAGAAGAAACGTAACGAAGCCCACCAAAAGCCCGTTTACAAAGAAATACCTGCACGTATGACTTATGAGTCAGAACCTGCAGAAGAACCTGTTATATTCGAAGAAAGTAAGATTGTGAGTGAGCAGCCAGCGATGCACTATCAGCCAGAACCCGAGATCCAGCTCTCTGATGTCATTCGATTCTTGAAAAACCTTCAAAAAGAAACCTCGGGCAGTGATTCAGCTAAAAAACAATTGCTCGAGCTTCAAGAACAAAATAAGCAACTGATAGATCAGAACCAGCAGTTAAATAGACAATTAGAAACTATGACAGAAGATTACCAGGCATTAATCCAAATTATGGATCGAGCAAGAAAAATGGTCATGTTTGAAGAACAGGACTATGCTTATAAACCTCAGTTCCGTATGGAGAAAAACGGTAATCTGGAAAATGTGGCAAGATAAAAAAAGAAGCCCTCTCGGGCTTCTTTTTTTTGTTCTTATGTAAGTAAATTAAAAGACCAATCCCAATTGTGCCGTTGTATCATGAGTTTTGAACCCGCTCCAGGCAGGTGGGTGCCCTGTTCCACACTTCCTGCGTCCTCCCATCAGTGATGGTTAAGAGGCATGCATTCCGTATGGAAACACCGGGCTCCCGTTTCAAAAATGTTCGGTCAAAACGTACATTCGAACAACGTACACATCAGGATTGATCCGTTTAATTTGTAAAACAATCATAGCATATATATATATCCTTATCAACAATAACAAGCTAGATTTAAAACAGAATTTCGTTTTATTCTTCAGGCTTTAATTGCAGGTGAAGCTCGTCTAATTGAGCCTTGCTTACACTTCCTGGTGCATTGGTCATTGGATCTGTTGCTGAAGCTGTCTTTGGAAATAAAATGGTATCACGAAGATTCGTACGACCGGCAAGAAGCATAACAAATCGATCAAATCCAAGGGCAATACCTCCATGAGGCGGTGCTCCATATTCTAAAGCTTCAAGTAAGAAACCGAACTGTTCCTCCGCTTCTTCCTGACTGAATCCAAGTACTTCAAACATTTGATTCTGTACCTCTCTTTGATGGATACGCAGCGAACCTCCGCCCAGTTCATAACCATTTAATACAATATCGTAGGCTTCTGCATGTACATTCTGAGGATTTTTGTGCAGCTGGTCCATATCCTCTTCCACTGGTTTCGTAAATGGATGATGAGCTGCAAAGTATCGCTCTTCCTCTTCATCGTACTCCAGCAGCGGCCAGTCGGTAACCCACAAGAAATTAAAGCGATCTTCTTCGATTAAATCAAGACGACGGGCTAACTTCTGTCTCAGTGCTCCAAGACTATCATATACAACTGATGTTTTATCGGCTACAAATAGTAGAAGATCTCCGTCTGCTGCTCCTGTCTTCGCTTTAATTAGAGACGCTTCTTCTTCTGTAAAGAATTTAGCGATAGGTCCGTTCAATTCCCCATCTTTTACTTTAAGCCATGCTAGTCCTTTTGCTCCGTAAACTTTAACATCTTCCGTCATTTTATCAATATCTTTACGAGAGAACTCATCAGCCTTACCTTCAACGTTAATGGCACTAACCTGACCACCTGAAGAAACAGCCCCGCTGAATACTTTGAATCCAGAATTCTTAACCTCTTCCGACAAGTTTACAAGTTCTAAACCAAATCGTGTATCGGGTTTATCTGACCCATAACGCTCCATAGCCTCTTCGTAGGACATCCTTGGAAATGGAGTAGAAATCTCGATTCCTTTAACTTCTTTCATTACTCTTGTCATCATGCGTTCGGTCATAGTCATAATTTCATCTTTAGACATGAACGATGTTTCAATATCCACTTGCGTAAACTCTGGCTGTCGGTCCGCGCGTAAATCCTCATCGCGGAAACAACGGGCAATCTGATAATACTTTTCGAAACCAGACATCATCAGCATTTGTTTAAATAACTGCGGTGATTGAGGTAATGCATAAAACTGTCCTTCATGTACACGGCTTGGTACAAGATAGTCTCTTGCTCCTTCCGGCGTGCTCTTTGTAAGCATAGGAGTTTCCATTTCCAGGAATTCCTCTTCATTTAAAAAGTTACGGATGGATTGGGTGGCTTGATGACGAAGCTTAAAGGTTTCCTGCATTTCCTTTCTTCTAAGATCAAGATAGCGATATTTCAAACGAAGGTCCTCAGAAACTTCGGACTGTTCTTCAATCATAAATGGCGGTGTTTTCGCTTTGTTTAGAATCGTAACAGATTGAGCTGCCAACTCGATTTCTCCTGTGCCGATACTCGGATTAATCGTCTTTTCATCCCTGGCGACTACTTCTCCTATTATTTCCAGTACGTATTCACTGCGAACATTTTCAGCAGTATTTAATGCTTCCTCAGATGTTTCCGGATTAAATACTACCTGAACAAGTCCGGACCTGTCGCGCAGGTCGATAAAAATCAAACCTCCCAGGTCCCTGCGCTTTTGCACCCAGCCTTTCAAAGTGACTTCTTGACCTAAATGGTCTTTACGTAAAGATCCGCTCTGCACACGTTCCATATTTATTCGCCTCCTAACAACTGTTTCTTCATATGGTTTTCAATATCATCCAGTGGGATTTCTTTTTGCTCTCCACTTACCATATCTTTCACATTTATCACATTTTCTTCAACTTCACGATCACCCAGAATAAGTACAAATTTTGCACCAAGGCGGTCGGCGGTTTTAAACTGGGCTTTCATTTTTTTGCCCAGGTAATCTTTATCTACCTGAATGCCCGCTTTTCTCAATTGATAAGCCACACGGACCGAAACCTTCTCTGCTTCTTCGCCTAAAGCTACCAGATAGCAATCCAGCTCTTCATCGATCGGAAGCTCAACACCTTCAGCCTCCAGAGCCATTAATAATCGTTCCAGACTCATGGCAAAACCAATGCCGGAAGTAGCTGGACCTCCAACTTCTTCCACGAGACCAGTGTAGCGTCCGCCGCCGCTCAGGGTTGTAATCGCTCCAAACCCTTCAGCGTCGCTCATAATTTCAAAAGCGGTGTGATTATAATAATCCAGCCCGCGGACCAAATTAGGATCGATTTCATACTCGATACCCATCACATCTAGATACTCTTTCACCTTATCAAAGTATTCTTTTGAATACGTATTTAAATAATCCAGGATAGATGGTGCCGTTGCCATAGCCGGATGATCTCTGTCCTTCTTGCAATCTAAAACCCGAAGCGGGTTTTGATCAAGACGGACTTGGCAATCTGCACATAATTCATCGCGATGTGGATCAAAATGCCGAATCAGTGCGTTTCTGTGAGCTTCTCTGCTCTCAAGGTCTCCAAGACTGTTTAACACAAGACGTAAGGAACTTAATCCCATTTCGCGATAAGAATCAAGAGCCAGCGCCAGAACTTCAGCATCTATCGCTGGATCATCGCTTCCGAGAGCTTCAATTCCAAATTGGACAAATTGTCGCTGTCTTCCTTGCTGAGGTCGCTCATATCGAAACATAGGACCTATATAAAAATATTTTGTCGGCTGATTAGGTGACCCATGCACTTTGTTTTGAACGAAAGATCTCACTACCGAAGCCGTTCCTTCAGGGCGCAGTGTAACACTTCGCCCCCCACGATCCTCAAATGTGTACATTTCTTTCTGGACAATATCTGTACTATCTCCCACTCCACGTTGAAATAACTCTGTATGTTCAAAGATAGGAGTCCTAATTTCTTTATAGTGATAGCGGCGGCACAAGTCCACCAATTTTTTCTCTACATACTGCCATTTTTCTGAGGCGCCAGGAAGAATGTCCTGTGTACCTCTTGGGGCATTTATACTCATTAATACTCCTCCTTTATACTTTCCACCATAAAATACCATAAAAAAACCCCCGCCCCTTTTCCTGCCAATAGGAAAAGGGACGGGGATTTACCCGCGTTGCCACCCTGATTGAAGCATTCAGCTTCCACTCAAAGACAGTTAACGCCTGCGGTACGTCTACACCTACTTTATTTCGATGCAGAACCTAAGAAATGTCTTTCATCCATCCATCATAAAGGAATGCTTCCAGCCTATCTGGCATTCCATCTCTGGTTACGTGGGAATGGGCTACTTTTTCCCTCAATGGTTTTAGTCGTATCATTATAGAATTGATTACTATCATATAGGCTTTTTCATTAGGATGTCAAGCCATTCTCTAAAATATTTATTACTATATTTTAATTCCTTGGGCAGGTACGTTTATCATGCCTGTCGAATAATACACGTGGCCAAAAAATAAGGGGGTGAAATTAATATGAAGAAAACATGTTTTATGTTACTTGTTCTAATTTTCGGAATTCTTAGTTCAAATGATTTCATTGTCTATGCCGATCAGATGATCGTCAAAGAGGATGTGGTCAATGTTAGAAGCGGTCCAGGGACAAACCATGAACAATTTACCCAGGTTCATAAAGATGAAGTTTATGAATACATAAATGAACAGGGGCAATGGGTTCAAATTCAACTCAGTAATGATCGTCAGGGCTGGGTAGCCGGATGGCTGGTTCAGAAAAACAATCAAACTATTGATAATAAGGAAAACTCACATTTATCGTTGAATTACAATGGCACTAATATTAGAAGCGGTCCTTCAACAGAAGCCTCTATTCTGGGGCGCGGACATAAGAACGAGGAATTTAAAATTATCGGAAAAGAAGGTTCATGGTATGAGATCCGTTTTCAGAATCAGAAGGCTTTTGTGGCAGACTGGATTGTAAAAACCCAGCAGAAGCAGGCAGTAAATTATGAAACTGCTTCCGATCCTGAACCTACTCTGAATGGTAAAACCATCATAATTGATGCCGGCCATGGCGGGCGTGACCCCGGAGCTATTGGTTTCACAGGAATCTTGGAGAAAGACTTAACGTTACAAACCGCTAATGCTTTGAAACAACAGCTGGAAAGTCAGGGAGCAAATGTTATATTAACGCGAAAGAAAGATGAATATTTAGCGCTTGCAGTTCGCAATTATCATTCTCTAAAATCACACGCTGACGCTTTCATCAGCCTCCATTTTAATAGTTCCCCTGTAAATATTTCTGCAAATGGAATCAGCAGCTACTATTATCACTTTAAAGATAAACATCTTGCGTCATTGATTCAGCAGGAAATGGTTCATGAAACTAGTTTGACAGACAGAGGGGTAAGACTTGGAAATTTTCATGTGTTACGCGAAAACAACAAACCCGCTGTACTCTTAGAACTTGGCTTCATTTCCAATAAGTCTGAGGAAGGTGTAGTGACCTCGCCTTCTTATCACACAACTGTCGGCCAGGGAATAACAAGAGGGTTAGTTCGGTACTTCTCAAATTAAATTATCAAAATATCCAAAACGAAACATAAAGCCCTGGAAGTTTATAACGACTTCCAGGGCTTTATCTTCTTATCTTTCTTTACTGTCCAATATCAACGTTACTGGACCAGAGTTAGTCAAGGCAACATTCATCATAGAGCCAAATTCTCCTGTTTCGACTCCAACACCTTCATTTTCGACCATATGATTAAACGTTTCATAGAGTTCTTTGGCCTGATCAGGTTTTGCTGCCTGCATGAAATTTGGGCGACGGCCTTTACGGCAATCTCCAAACAAAGTGAATTGAGAAATAGACAAAAGCTTCCCACCTAAGTCTACAAGTGAATGGTTCATTTTTTCATCATCATCTTCGAAAATTCTCAGGTAAGGAATTTTCTTAGCTAAATACCTTGCATCTTCTTCTGTATCTTCATGAGTCACTCCAAGAAGAACGACTAGTCCTTTTTGAATTGAACCAACATCCTCGTTATTGACTTCTACGCTCGCTCTTGAAGCACGCTGTACCACTGCTTTCATTTCAATGCCACCCCTTTTGCGTCCGATTACTGCATAACTCGTCGGACCGTATAAACCTCTTGAATCTGCTTGATACGCTCCACAATTCTCCGTAGATGACTTGTGTTTTGGATCAGAATTGTAATATGAATGGTGGCCATCTTGTTTCTGTCGGATTTACCAGAAACCGCGGTAATATTAGTTTTCGTCTCATTAACTGCCTGCAGAACTTCGTTCAGAAGTCCTCTGCGGTCATATCCCCATATTTCAAGGTCAACATGGTACTGTTTTGAATCCGTGACCGACGTTTCCCATTGAACAGGAAGAAGCCGGGTTTGTGCTTCTTCCGTTTTCACATTAGGACAATCCGTTCGGTGAACAGAAACACCTCTCCCTTTCGTAATGTATCCCACGATATCATCACCAGGTACAGGGTTACAGCATTTAGACAACCGAACGAGCAAGTTGTCTACTCCTTCCACACGCACTCCTGAATCTTTCTTACCGCTCTTAGCGGGCGTTTTAATTTCAGTAGTACTTACATCCGCCAATGTTTGTTCCAGGTTCTGCTGTTTTTGTTTCTGTTTTCTCCATCTTTCTGTAATCCTGGTTGCGATTTGGGCAGCTGTAATTCCTTGATAACCTACAGCAGCAAACATATCATCTTCACTGCTGAAATTGAACTTCTCAGAAACACGAATTAAATTATCAGGAGTAAGTACATCTTTAGGCTGAATTCCGAAATTCCGAATTTCCTTCTCAACCAACTCTTTTCCTTTCCCGATATTTTCATCTTTTCTCTGTTTTTTGAAAAACTGCTTAATTTTATTTTTTGCCTGAGAAGTCTGAGCCAGTTTAATCCAGTCTTTGGATGGTCCATAGGAGTGTTTGGAAGTCATGATTTCCAAAATGTCCCCGGTATTAAGAACATAATCTAAGGGTTCCATTTTACCGTTTACTTTTGCCCCGATCGTTTGATTTCCAACTTCGGTGTGTATACGATAAGCAAAATCAATAGGGACAGAACCAGAAGGCAGCTCAATTACATCCCCTTTTGGTGTGAACACATAGACCATATCTGAAAATAAATCGACTTTCAAAGATTCCATAAACTCTTCGGCATCATGAGTTTCACTTTGCCACTCCAAAATCTCTCTAAACCAGGTCAGTTTTTCTTCAAACGATTGCTCCGCCGTACTTTGACGCCCTTCTTTATAAGCCCAATGGGCAGCAATGCCATACTCAGCAATCTCATGCATATCATGGGTGCGGATTTGAACTTCCAAAGGATCGCCTTTTGGACCAATTACAGTCGTGTGCAGAGATTGATAAAGGTTAGGTTTTGGCATAGCAATATAATCTTTGAAGCGACCAGGCATCGGCTTCCAGCAAGTGTGAATGATCCCAAGAACAGCATAACAGTCCTTTATACTGTTTACCGTAATCCTAACAGCAAGCAGGTCATAAATTTCATTAAATTGTTTATTCTGCAAAACCATTTTTCTATAAATACTGTATAAGTGCTTAGGCCTTCCATTAAGATCTGCATCAATATTAACGTCCTTCAACTGACTGCGGATCTCATCAATAACTTCTTCAATGTAATGTTCCCGCTCGTTACGCTTTTGTTTCATTAGGTGTACAATCCGGTAATATTGCTGTGGATTTAAATAACGCAGCGCTGTATCTTCGAGCTCCCATTTGATTGTAGATATACCAAGACGATGAGCCAAAGGAGCAAAAATCTCCAAAGTCTCATTGGAAATTCTTCTTTGCTTTTCAGCAGGAAGGTGCTTCAACGTCCTCATATTGTGAAGGCGGTCAGCCAGCTTGATAAGAATAACACGGATGTCTTTGGCCATTGCCACAAACATTTTCCGGTGATTCTCCGCTTGCTGAGCTTCTTTAGATTTGTATTTAATTTTACCTAACTTCGTAACCCCATCGACTAGCATAGATACTTCCGTATTGAAGGCTTTCTCTATTTCTTCAATACTCACTTCTGTATCTTCAACTACATCATGAAGAAACCCTCCTGCTATCGTTTCCGGATCCATTTCCAGGTTCACTAGAATACCTGCCACCTGAATAGGGTGGATTATATAAGGCTCCCCGGATTTACGGAACTGGTCGCTGTGTGCCTCTTCAGCAAACTGATAGGCACGGCGAATAAAGGCAAGGTCATCCTCATTCAAGTATGTGCTTGCTTGTTCTATTACTTCTTCAGCTGTTAGAACTGTATCTTTCGCCATTCAATCACCCTGGTTTCTGTAGACTTTCTTTAAAAAGATATTTGATTTATATTATCAAAAAAAGCAGGTGAAATGTAAAGAGATAGATGCTGTCCCCTCACCTGTAAAACAAAGAGCGCCCTATTTGAGGGCACTCTTTCTAAGTTAGTATTGCATTAATGTTAATACATCGTACCCATCAAGCTTACTGCGTCCATCTAAATACGTAAGTTCTATCAGGAAAGCACAGCCGGCAACCACTCCGCCCAGCTGTTCTACAAGATTAATCGTCGCTTCAATTGTGCCCCCCGTGGCAAGGAGATCATCCACAATCATGACACGCTGACCTGGTTTAATAGCGTCTTTATGAATCGTAAGGATATCACTGCCATATTCAAGGCCATAATCTACTTTGATCGTCTCTCTTGGAAGCTTCCCTTCTTTACGGACAGGAGCAAAACCAATTTCTAAAGCATAGGAAACAGGACAGCCGACAATAAAGCCGCGTGCCTCAGGTCCAACTACGATGTCTATTTCTTTATCTTTTGCATAATCAACGATATCGTCCACCGCCGATTTAAATGCTGGACCGTTGTCCATCAAAGGAGTAATATCCTTGAATTGAATGCCTTCTTTAGGCCAGTTTTCTACAATAGCGATATGTTCTTTATAATCCATTAACTACTTCCTCCTTGGAATGCTTGGAACTCTGGTTCAAATAATTATTGAACCATTCTTTTAACTCCTTGTAAGTGGAATAATACAAGGTTTGTTCCATGTATATACGCTCTTCACGCTCTTTATATAAGGTAGATTCTTTTAAATCTTTCTGCGAAGGTTTTGAATTTATCGTTACAATTCCATCTTTTATTCTAACAAATTCAAGTTCAAAAAACACCTTCGAAATAAATTCAACCATAGAGTGATCCCAGCCTTTTCTCTTAGCCAGCTGTTCACCTTCCTGTCTAAGATTGAATTCCTTACGCTTCAACAGCATACCATAAAACCATTTGAAATGATCACGGGTCGGCCAGGTTTTTAAAAAGGTGCTTTCTTCCAGACGGTAACAGGCAAAAACTTTACTTACAGAAACACGACTGAGAAGTTCCTCTAATTGACTTATCCGCTCAGGTAAATCTAATAACAATAGTCCATCAACCATGTCGCCCTCTGTAAACCCTTCCGGGGTGTACACAGGAATATTGTGAGGTGCATTCAATTCTCCCTGAAATGATACCGCTGCATAATACTCATTTGCAGGTACTACAAGTTTTTTCTCCACATGCTTTGATCCCCTCAGATCAAATAACTGCCAGTCATTCACACGTAAATCTTTCACCATAATCTGAAGATTTTTTCGACCATTCCATTCGTTAATTCCCAATTCTCCGACTACCTCTAAAGGGTCTGAAGGAGTCAGGTGCGGATAAACATCTCCCATACCGAAGGCAATACCATCCACTCGTGACTGTTCTTTTTGAAATTGCAATTTCAAATGATTTTTTTTACTTCCGATTAGCCTGAGCTCTTTAGGAGTATTCATTAAATGAAATAGCGGTTTAGGATTTCCCATCCCAAAAGGCCGGAGCTGATCGATTTCTTCAATTTGTTTTATAGAGATGTCCCCCAGTTCAAGAGTGGCTTCAATATCCAATACTTGCTGGTAGTCATCCTCCGTTAATTTTTGCTCTGCGAGATCGTTCAATGCTGTTCTTAGTTCGTCAATTTTCTCTACTTCTAAAGTCATTCCTGCCGCTTGGGCATGACCTCCGAAATGAAGAAAACGGTCCCTGACCTCCATACAATTAGCAAAGAGATCAAACGCATCGATACTTCGAGCAGACCCTTTTGCTTCTCCCTTTTCAGGGTCAATTCCCAGAACAATAGCAGGTCGGT
The Halobacillus halophilus DSM 2266 DNA segment above includes these coding regions:
- the cymR gene encoding cysteine metabolism transcriptional regulator CymR; the encoded protein is MKISTKGRYGLTIMIELARKYGDGPISLKQIARDNGLSEHYLEQLIAPLRNASLVKSVRGAYGGYMLTKAPHEITAGDVIRILEGPITPVEGIEDEEPAKQALWKRVRDAVKDVLDTTTLEDLKDHVDDQTQDAYMFYI
- a CDS encoding cysteine desulfurase family protein, coding for MKGIYLDHAATSPVHPKVVESMIPVLEETYGNPSSVHQFGRQARKILDEARKVIAGSIHANEKEIVFTSGGTEADNLAIIGTARAREQEGKHIITTPIEHHATLHAVEYLEEEGFEVTYLPVDDHGAVRAEDVKKSLRDDTILVSIMMVNNETGVMQPVREVAELLREHSTSFHSDIVQAYGLMEIDVTELAVDLMAVSGHKINGPKGIGFLYVREGTKLESLQYGGEQERKRRAGTENLPAVKGLQTAVELIEGERSQKRKQYKELKETFLHALNEEGVNYSINGAEEYSIESIINVSFPEMNVETMLTNFDLSGIAASSGSACTAGSVEPSHVLSAMYGTGDPRITNSIRFSFGQSNSKEDLIQAAQKISQIVQRLSITGR
- a CDS encoding YczE/YyaS/YitT family protein, giving the protein MSLNHPQVRENFVRWTFFIVGVIILGLGISMTMQVKDFGIGPWDVFHYGLFLQFGLTVGTWSIIAGLVIVTLHAFYKKRLPQIGTILNMIFIGIFIDFFNWLLPSPDILTVQIIVFILGTIVIALGIGIYVSSGIGAGPRDSLMLMISEAMGWKVSTVRNGIEITVAVLGFALGGPVGIGTVFIALFLGTFVGYTLPASQRLLQFLIMKGDLYEDIYQRPLRSNHND
- a CDS encoding replication-associated recombination protein A, which encodes MSQQPLAFRMRPSNLNEIIGQSHLVDEGKTIHRMITANRLASMILFGPPGTGKTSMATALAKSLKIPFKNLNAVTDKKKDMEIAVEEAKMHGQLVLILDEVHRLDKAKQDFLLPHLESNRLTLIGCTTSNPYHSINPAIRSRCHLFELYKLTPDEIKQAIQRAIEDKEQGIGDLELELTSEAVDHFAHAANGDLRAALNGLELAAFSTPMEDKRIPIDLEIAEECMQKKSFSHDKDGDAHYDVLSAFQKSIRGSDVDASLHYLGRLIEAGDLDSIGRRLVVIAYEDIGLANPQAGPRALSAIQAAERIGFPEARIPLSVIVTELALSPKSNSAYKALDAALSDIRNGKSGEVPAHLKDSHYKGASQLGRGLEYQYPHNFENGWVDQQYLPDTIKNRTYYEPKATGKFEQALQQVWTKIKNRKST
- a CDS encoding RsfA family transcriptional regulator; its protein translation is MPKVRQDAWSHEDDLLLAETVLRHIREGSTQLKAFDEVGDSLNRTSAACGFRWNAEVRQKYEQAVELAKKQRKEKKRNEAHQKPVYKEIPARMTYESEPAEEPVIFEESKIVSEQPAMHYQPEPEIQLSDVIRFLKNLQKETSGSDSAKKQLLELQEQNKQLIDQNQQLNRQLETMTEDYQALIQIMDRARKMVMFEEQDYAYKPQFRMEKNGNLENVAR